GCGCGAGGTTCGCGCGCCGTTCTCCTCGGCGCCGGCATGTGCTGAATCGCCACGTCAGTGGATCCCTTCCGAGGCCGCCTTCAGGTAGTCGGCGATGTTCCGCCGGGTCACGGTGACCGGGCCGGTCGCCATGACGGGGTCGACGGGCTTGAGCCCGTACCGGACGTACTGGTCGCAGACGAGCGCCGCCCAGTACCCCTGCAGGTACTGCTGCTGGTCGAGGGCGAAGGCCAGTTTTCCGGCCTTGACGGCCCCGAGGATCTGCTCGTTGGTGTCGATGGTCGCCCAGGTGAGCTCGGAGGCCCGGGAGCCCGTGGCGGTGTGCGCCGCGAGGGCCGCCGGGGCGAAGACCACCCCGGCGGTGAACACGGCGTCGATCGAGGGGTCTCTGGCCAGCTTCGCCTGGATCGTTCCCGCGATCGACGCGGTGGTGCCGCCCGCCTCCTTGAGCGACAGGTACAGCCAGGTGGTCCGCCCGGAGAACCCGGACTCGAACCCGGCGTTCCGCTGGTCGGTGAGCGGCAGCGACCCCGGCGCGAGAGAGACCATCAGGGGGTGCTTGACGCCGAGCCTGGCGAGCTCCTGCGCCCCGGACCTGCCCTGCAGGGTCTCGTCCGAGCCGATGTAGGTCAGCGCGCCGTACTTCTCCGCCTCCTGGTAGCCCGCGTTGGCGAAGACGACGGGGATGCCCGCGGCCTGCGCCTTGCGCACCTCGGGCCCCTGCGCGGACGGGGTGTCGAAGGTGACGATGAGGCACGAGGGCTTCGCGGCCACCGCGTTCTGGACGAGACGTTTGCCCTGCGCGGGGTCGCCCGCCTTGGTGTTGCCCGGGGCGCCCTGGAAGATCACGTTCGCGCCCAGGTTCCGGCCCGCGTCCTGGTA
The DNA window shown above is from Thermomonospora umbrina and carries:
- a CDS encoding substrate-binding domain-containing protein; this encodes MNPHTHDTGTRRRRTARPRSRWAAGAVALTSLAALTTACDSSGGAQNATGGSGLKIIYVRNVPQPTPFDAPIVKGYQDAGRNLGANVIFQGAPGNTKAGDPAQGKRLVQNAVAAKPSCLIVTFDTPSAQGPEVRKAQAAGIPVVFANAGYQEAEKYGALTYIGSDETLQGRSGAQELARLGVKHPLMVSLAPGSLPLTDQRNAGFESGFSGRTTWLYLSLKEAGGTTASIAGTIQAKLARDPSIDAVFTAGVVFAPAALAAHTATGSRASELTWATIDTNEQILGAVKAGKLAFALDQQQYLQGYWAALVCDQYVRYGLKPVDPVMATGPVTVTRRNIADYLKAASEGIH